A region from the Paenarthrobacter aurescens genome encodes:
- a CDS encoding PrpF domain-containing protein — protein MKIEAEWMRGGTSKCWVFETEHLDQANASLDDLLPRLFGSPDSRQIDGVGGATSTTSKAMILSRPADQEVDVDFTFAQVGIEEASVDWGSNCGNCSAVVGLYAIEKGWVVPDGDSTRIVTRNTNTGQVIIQRVSTPAGALPIVPDAQMPGVVFPGYRVGLGFENPAGKTTGKMLPTGSEIDTIHAGGTRWTVSMVDAGAPVVMVRAEELGLDTARYEAWKAGVELQLDTLEQIRRQAAVLMGMAATPAEAARAVPKLAIVGSPEGPEDVGDVNVMMLSMGKPHPALAITGSIALTLAARTPGTVLNAITGTTEESVLKLRTPAGVLETWSEEQDGSLLVGVDRTARTIATSIIYLPETLGNVVEASLATATQ, from the coding sequence ATGAAGATCGAAGCCGAATGGATGCGTGGAGGCACCAGCAAGTGCTGGGTTTTTGAAACAGAACACCTGGACCAGGCGAACGCCAGCCTTGATGACCTCCTGCCCCGACTCTTCGGAAGTCCGGATTCACGGCAGATCGATGGAGTAGGCGGGGCTACGTCCACCACCAGCAAGGCAATGATTCTCAGCCGGCCGGCGGACCAGGAAGTGGATGTTGACTTCACTTTCGCCCAAGTGGGCATCGAAGAAGCTTCTGTTGACTGGGGCAGCAACTGCGGGAACTGCTCGGCGGTAGTTGGTCTCTACGCCATCGAAAAGGGGTGGGTGGTGCCCGACGGAGACTCCACGAGGATCGTCACCCGAAATACCAACACAGGCCAGGTCATTATTCAGCGGGTTTCAACTCCTGCCGGCGCACTGCCGATTGTCCCGGACGCGCAAATGCCCGGCGTCGTTTTTCCCGGTTACCGGGTGGGCCTCGGCTTTGAAAATCCCGCGGGCAAAACCACCGGAAAGATGCTTCCCACCGGCTCTGAGATTGACACAATCCATGCCGGCGGAACCCGCTGGACGGTATCCATGGTGGACGCCGGGGCACCTGTGGTTATGGTCCGTGCCGAGGAACTTGGACTGGACACGGCCCGTTACGAGGCCTGGAAGGCCGGCGTCGAACTGCAACTGGACACCTTGGAGCAAATTCGCCGCCAGGCAGCGGTACTGATGGGCATGGCGGCCACTCCTGCCGAGGCAGCGCGGGCTGTTCCCAAACTTGCCATCGTCGGCTCTCCTGAAGGGCCCGAGGACGTTGGTGACGTCAACGTCATGATGCTCTCCATGGGCAAACCTCACCCTGCCCTGGCCATCACCGGAAGCATCGCCCTGACGCTCGCGGCCCGCACACCGGGCACAGTGCTGAACGCCATCACCGGCACTACAGAGGAATCAGTTCTCAAGCTCAGGACGCCTGCCGGCGTCCTGGAAACCTGGAGCGAGGAACAAGACGGGTCACTGCTGGTGGGCGTTGACCGGACAGCCCGCACCATTGCCACCAGCATCATTTACCTCCCGGAGACTCTCGGCAACGTCGTCGAAGCCTCGCTAGCAACAGCCACTCAATGA
- a CDS encoding LysR family transcriptional regulator codes for MLNDENVDLFDIRRLALLVEVVEQGSITAAAEIMMYSPSAVSQQLRKLEQEVGQPLLNRRSRGVVPTEAGQVLAGHARKIVGQMRAARSDLGQIAGLNRGSLTVGTFPTLAGSFLPLVIRSFKKRYPAIGLSVRSARFDELVADLESGVTGLCLLWDYPWSRFNDEAIRITEVFQESTVILVARGHPLAERDEVTVKELRKESWIVRAEAHPVVEVLQRSAHDAGFEPNIGFLANDYQEAQAMVSVGMGVAMVPKTAVALQHPDVRVLSLGTDAPLRRVLLAQRQDKVYAPAEVAFHSTLLEIARERGSDYL; via the coding sequence ATGCTTAACGATGAGAACGTGGATTTATTCGATATCCGCAGGCTTGCCCTCTTGGTGGAGGTAGTTGAGCAGGGATCCATTACGGCGGCGGCAGAGATCATGATGTATTCGCCTTCGGCCGTCTCGCAGCAACTGCGTAAGTTGGAGCAGGAAGTTGGCCAGCCGCTGCTTAACCGGAGGTCCCGGGGAGTGGTCCCCACGGAGGCGGGCCAGGTGCTGGCCGGCCACGCCCGCAAGATCGTCGGACAGATGCGCGCAGCCAGATCAGATCTCGGCCAGATCGCCGGATTGAACCGTGGCTCACTGACCGTAGGTACTTTCCCCACCCTTGCCGGTTCATTCCTGCCTCTGGTGATCCGCTCTTTCAAGAAGCGGTACCCGGCCATTGGCCTCTCCGTGCGCAGCGCCCGCTTCGACGAACTCGTTGCGGACCTGGAATCCGGAGTCACCGGCCTTTGTTTGCTGTGGGACTACCCTTGGAGCCGGTTCAATGACGAAGCCATCCGAATCACCGAAGTGTTCCAGGAGAGCACAGTAATTTTGGTGGCCAGGGGCCATCCCCTGGCCGAGCGCGATGAGGTGACTGTGAAAGAGCTCCGAAAGGAATCCTGGATAGTCCGCGCTGAGGCCCACCCGGTGGTGGAGGTACTTCAGCGTTCAGCCCACGACGCCGGCTTTGAGCCGAACATCGGTTTTCTGGCCAACGACTACCAGGAAGCCCAGGCCATGGTGAGCGTCGGCATGGGCGTGGCGATGGTCCCCAAGACCGCAGTTGCCCTGCAGCATCCGGATGTGAGGGTTCTGAGCCTGGGCACTGACGCGCCACTGCGCCGCGTTCTTCTTGCCCAGCGCCAGGACAAGGTGTATGCGCCCGCAGAGGTGGCCTTCCATTCAACCCTCCTGGAAATTGCCCGCGAACGCGGAAGCGACTACCTCTAA